One genomic region from Bubalus bubalis isolate 160015118507 breed Murrah chromosome 12, NDDB_SH_1, whole genome shotgun sequence encodes:
- the TBC1D13 gene encoding TBC1 domain family member 13 isoform X1, whose product MSSLHKSRIADFQDVLKEPTIALEKLRELSFSGIPCEGGLRCLCWKILLNYLPLETASWTSILAKQRELYSQFLREMIIQPGIAKANMGVSREDVTFEDHPLNPNPDSRWNTYFRDNEVLLQIDKDVRRLCPDISFFQRATEYPCLLILDPQNEFETLRKRVEQTTLKSQTVARNRSGVTNMSSPQKNSAPSMNEYVVLPNGCEAHWEVVERILFIYAKLNPGIAYVQGMNEIVGPLYYTFATDPNSEWREHAEADTFFCFTNLMAEIRDNFIKSLDDSQCGITYKMEKVYSTLKDKDVELYLKLQEQNIKPQFFAFRWLTLLLSQEFLLPDVIRIWDSLFADSNRFDFLLLVCCAMLILIREQLLEGDFTVNMRLLQDYPITDVCRVLQKAKELQDSQ is encoded by the exons ATGTCGAGTCTGCACAAGAGCCG GATTGCAGATTTCCAGGATGTCCTGAAGGAGCCCACAATTGCCTTGGAAAAGCTCCGGGAACTCAGTTTTAGTG GCATCCCCTGTGAGGGCGGACTGCGATGCCTCTGCTGGAAG ATTCTCTTGAACTACCTCCCCTTGGAGACAGCCTCATGGACCTCCATCCTGGCCAAGCAGAG ggaGCTGTATTCTCAGTTCCTGAGGGAAAtgatcatccagcctggcatcgcCAAGGCCAACATGGGTGTGTCCAGGGAGGATGTGACCTTTGAGGACCAT CCTCTGAACCCCAACCCTGACAGCCGGTGGAACACATACTTCAGGGACAACGAGGTGCTGCTGCAGATCGACAAAGATGTCCG GAGGTTGTGTCCAGACATATCCTTCTTCCAGAGGGCCACCGAGTACCCTTGCCTCCTCATCCTGGATCCTCAGAATGAATTCGAGACCCTTCGTAAGCGGGTGGAGCAGACGACCCTGAAATCCCAGACAGTGGCTCGGAACCGGAGCGGCGTCACAAAT ATGAGCTCCCCACAAAAGAACTCGGCGCCCTCCATGAACGAGTACGTGGTGCTGCCCAACGGCTGTGAGGCCCACTGGGAGGTGGTGGAGCGGATCCTGTTCATCTACGCCAAGCTCAACCCCGGCATCGCTTACGTGCAGGGCATGAACGAGATTGTGGGGCCCCTCTACTACACCTTTGCCACCGACCCCAACAGCGAGTGGAGAG AGCATGCTGAGGCAGATACCTTTTTCTGCTTCACCAACCTCATGGCTGAGATCCGGGACAACTTCATCAAAAGCCTTGACGACTCCCAGTGTGGCATCACCTACAAGATGGAAAAGGTGTACTCCACCCTGAAAGATAAGGACGTGGAACTCTACCTGAAACTG CAAGAGCAGAACATCAAGCCCCAGTTCTTTGCCTTCCGCTGGCTGACCCTGCTGCTGTCCCAGGAGTTCCTGCTGCCTGACGTCATCCGGATCTGGGACTCCCTCTTCGCCGACAGCAACCGCTTTGACTTCCTCCTCCTGGTCTGCTGCGCCATGCTCAT ACTGATTCGGGAGCAGTTGCTGGAAGGGGACTTTACCGTAAACATGAGGCTCCTGCAG GATTACCCTATCACAGACGTCTGCCGGGTCCTTCAGAAAGCCAAGGAACTCCAAGACTCACAGTAG
- the TBC1D13 gene encoding TBC1 domain family member 13 isoform X2, which produces MSSLHKSRIADFQDVLKEPTIALEKLRELSFSGIPCEGGLRCLCWKILLNYLPLETASWTSILAKQRELYSQFLREMIIQPGIAKANMGVSREDVTFEDHPLNPNPDSRWNTYFRDNEVLLQIDKDVRRLCPDISFFQRATEYPCLLILDPQNEFETLRKRVEQTTLKSQTVARNRSGVTNMSSPQKNSAPSMNEYVVLPNGCEAHWEVVERILFIYAKLNPGIAYVQGMNEIVGPLYYTFATDPNSEWREHAEADTFFCFTNLMAEIRDNFIKSLDDSQCGITYKMEKVYSTLKDKDVELYLKLEFLLPDVIRIWDSLFADSNRFDFLLLVCCAMLILIREQLLEGDFTVNMRLLQDYPITDVCRVLQKAKELQDSQ; this is translated from the exons ATGTCGAGTCTGCACAAGAGCCG GATTGCAGATTTCCAGGATGTCCTGAAGGAGCCCACAATTGCCTTGGAAAAGCTCCGGGAACTCAGTTTTAGTG GCATCCCCTGTGAGGGCGGACTGCGATGCCTCTGCTGGAAG ATTCTCTTGAACTACCTCCCCTTGGAGACAGCCTCATGGACCTCCATCCTGGCCAAGCAGAG ggaGCTGTATTCTCAGTTCCTGAGGGAAAtgatcatccagcctggcatcgcCAAGGCCAACATGGGTGTGTCCAGGGAGGATGTGACCTTTGAGGACCAT CCTCTGAACCCCAACCCTGACAGCCGGTGGAACACATACTTCAGGGACAACGAGGTGCTGCTGCAGATCGACAAAGATGTCCG GAGGTTGTGTCCAGACATATCCTTCTTCCAGAGGGCCACCGAGTACCCTTGCCTCCTCATCCTGGATCCTCAGAATGAATTCGAGACCCTTCGTAAGCGGGTGGAGCAGACGACCCTGAAATCCCAGACAGTGGCTCGGAACCGGAGCGGCGTCACAAAT ATGAGCTCCCCACAAAAGAACTCGGCGCCCTCCATGAACGAGTACGTGGTGCTGCCCAACGGCTGTGAGGCCCACTGGGAGGTGGTGGAGCGGATCCTGTTCATCTACGCCAAGCTCAACCCCGGCATCGCTTACGTGCAGGGCATGAACGAGATTGTGGGGCCCCTCTACTACACCTTTGCCACCGACCCCAACAGCGAGTGGAGAG AGCATGCTGAGGCAGATACCTTTTTCTGCTTCACCAACCTCATGGCTGAGATCCGGGACAACTTCATCAAAAGCCTTGACGACTCCCAGTGTGGCATCACCTACAAGATGGAAAAGGTGTACTCCACCCTGAAAGATAAGGACGTGGAACTCTACCTGAAACTG GAGTTCCTGCTGCCTGACGTCATCCGGATCTGGGACTCCCTCTTCGCCGACAGCAACCGCTTTGACTTCCTCCTCCTGGTCTGCTGCGCCATGCTCAT ACTGATTCGGGAGCAGTTGCTGGAAGGGGACTTTACCGTAAACATGAGGCTCCTGCAG GATTACCCTATCACAGACGTCTGCCGGGTCCTTCAGAAAGCCAAGGAACTCCAAGACTCACAGTAG
- the TBC1D13 gene encoding TBC1 domain family member 13 isoform X3: MIIQPGIAKANMGVSREDVTFEDHPLNPNPDSRWNTYFRDNEVLLQIDKDVRRLCPDISFFQRATEYPCLLILDPQNEFETLRKRVEQTTLKSQTVARNRSGVTNMSSPQKNSAPSMNEYVVLPNGCEAHWEVVERILFIYAKLNPGIAYVQGMNEIVGPLYYTFATDPNSEWREHAEADTFFCFTNLMAEIRDNFIKSLDDSQCGITYKMEKVYSTLKDKDVELYLKLQEQNIKPQFFAFRWLTLLLSQEFLLPDVIRIWDSLFADSNRFDFLLLVCCAMLILIREQLLEGDFTVNMRLLQDYPITDVCRVLQKAKELQDSQ, from the exons AtgatcatccagcctggcatcgcCAAGGCCAACATGGGTGTGTCCAGGGAGGATGTGACCTTTGAGGACCAT CCTCTGAACCCCAACCCTGACAGCCGGTGGAACACATACTTCAGGGACAACGAGGTGCTGCTGCAGATCGACAAAGATGTCCG GAGGTTGTGTCCAGACATATCCTTCTTCCAGAGGGCCACCGAGTACCCTTGCCTCCTCATCCTGGATCCTCAGAATGAATTCGAGACCCTTCGTAAGCGGGTGGAGCAGACGACCCTGAAATCCCAGACAGTGGCTCGGAACCGGAGCGGCGTCACAAAT ATGAGCTCCCCACAAAAGAACTCGGCGCCCTCCATGAACGAGTACGTGGTGCTGCCCAACGGCTGTGAGGCCCACTGGGAGGTGGTGGAGCGGATCCTGTTCATCTACGCCAAGCTCAACCCCGGCATCGCTTACGTGCAGGGCATGAACGAGATTGTGGGGCCCCTCTACTACACCTTTGCCACCGACCCCAACAGCGAGTGGAGAG AGCATGCTGAGGCAGATACCTTTTTCTGCTTCACCAACCTCATGGCTGAGATCCGGGACAACTTCATCAAAAGCCTTGACGACTCCCAGTGTGGCATCACCTACAAGATGGAAAAGGTGTACTCCACCCTGAAAGATAAGGACGTGGAACTCTACCTGAAACTG CAAGAGCAGAACATCAAGCCCCAGTTCTTTGCCTTCCGCTGGCTGACCCTGCTGCTGTCCCAGGAGTTCCTGCTGCCTGACGTCATCCGGATCTGGGACTCCCTCTTCGCCGACAGCAACCGCTTTGACTTCCTCCTCCTGGTCTGCTGCGCCATGCTCAT ACTGATTCGGGAGCAGTTGCTGGAAGGGGACTTTACCGTAAACATGAGGCTCCTGCAG GATTACCCTATCACAGACGTCTGCCGGGTCCTTCAGAAAGCCAAGGAACTCCAAGACTCACAGTAG